One window of the Glycocaulis alkaliphilus genome contains the following:
- the polA gene encoding DNA polymerase I, with protein MATTRPVTKDSHVYLVDGSGYIFRAYHALPPLTRSDGTPVGAVQGFCNMLWKLLEDLKGEDQPTHLAVIFDHSAKTFRNDLYPEYKAHRPEPPEDLRPQFAIIRDATKAFDLPSIEMDGFEADDLIATYARQAAEKGARVTIASSDKDLMQLVNDQVTLLDPMKVRRIGDAEVREKFGVGPERVIDVQALAGDSVDNVPGVPGIGIKTAAELINTYGDLETLLARAEEIKQPARRTKLIENAENARISKLLVTLKDDIETPDPLEGFGAADPDGEKLIAFLRSMEFRTITRRVEEALGAGPADETGDATAPVDRSGYQCVQTAEALQDWIARAKRMRVIAVDTETDALSATAAGLVGISIAVKPGEACYIPLAHLGGDLADGGGRPQQIEMAQAIGLLKPLLEDRAVLKVGQNIKYDLAVLARQGINMAPVDDTMLISYVQEAGLHGHGMDELSELHLGHKPVAFKEVAGTGKNQKSFGEIDLKRATEYAAEDADITLRLYELLKPGLAGKGLATVYETLERPMPAVLARMELNGIKVDVAQLSRLSSEFAQRMAQAEEEAFEAAGTRFNLGSPKQIGDIIFGDMGLPGGKKTKTGAWSTDASVLEELANDGHALPRALLTWRQFAKLKSTYSDALKAAINPDTGRVHTSFSLAATTTGRLSSSDPNLQNIPIRTEEGRLIREAFVAEKGHVLVAADYSQIELRLLAHIAGVDALKDAFKAGHDIHAMTASEMFGVPLDQMDPMTRRKAKAINFGIIYGISAFGLANNLGIKRDEAKAYIEAYFEKFPGIAAYMDAMKETAREKGYIETVFGRRCHFPGIRDKNPQMRQFAERQAINAPIQGSAADIIRRAMARMDAAIEEAGLKARMLLQVHDELVFECPEDEAGALIPLVQDVMGKAALPAVDLSVPLVVEAKAALTWGQAH; from the coding sequence ATGGCCACGACACGCCCCGTTACCAAGGACTCCCATGTCTATCTGGTGGACGGGTCGGGCTATATCTTCCGCGCCTATCACGCCCTGCCGCCGCTGACGCGCTCTGACGGCACGCCGGTCGGCGCGGTGCAGGGTTTCTGCAACATGCTGTGGAAGCTGCTGGAGGACCTCAAGGGCGAGGATCAGCCGACGCATCTGGCCGTGATTTTCGATCATTCGGCCAAGACCTTCCGCAATGATCTTTATCCTGAATACAAGGCCCACCGCCCCGAACCGCCCGAGGATCTGCGCCCGCAGTTCGCGATCATCCGCGATGCCACCAAGGCGTTTGACCTGCCCTCAATCGAGATGGACGGGTTTGAGGCCGACGACCTGATTGCCACCTATGCCCGCCAGGCCGCCGAAAAGGGCGCGCGCGTCACCATCGCGTCGTCGGACAAGGATCTGATGCAGCTGGTCAATGACCAGGTGACGCTGCTGGACCCGATGAAGGTGCGCCGGATTGGCGATGCCGAAGTGCGCGAGAAGTTCGGCGTTGGTCCGGAGCGGGTGATCGACGTGCAGGCGCTCGCTGGCGACAGCGTGGACAATGTGCCGGGCGTGCCGGGCATCGGCATCAAGACGGCGGCTGAACTCATCAACACGTATGGTGATCTTGAAACCCTTCTTGCAAGGGCAGAGGAGATCAAGCAGCCCGCACGGCGCACCAAGCTGATCGAGAATGCGGAGAATGCGCGCATCTCCAAGCTGCTGGTTACGCTGAAAGACGACATCGAAACGCCTGATCCACTGGAGGGTTTCGGCGCAGCGGACCCGGACGGCGAAAAGCTGATCGCCTTTTTGCGCTCCATGGAGTTCCGCACCATCACGCGGCGGGTGGAGGAGGCGCTGGGGGCTGGGCCTGCCGACGAGACCGGCGATGCCACCGCGCCCGTGGACCGCTCCGGCTATCAATGCGTGCAGACGGCAGAGGCCTTGCAGGACTGGATCGCCAGGGCAAAGCGCATGCGCGTCATCGCGGTCGATACGGAGACCGATGCGCTGTCAGCGACGGCCGCCGGGCTGGTTGGCATTTCCATCGCGGTAAAGCCGGGCGAAGCCTGCTATATCCCGTTGGCTCACTTAGGCGGGGACCTTGCCGATGGCGGGGGGAGACCTCAGCAGATCGAGATGGCGCAGGCCATCGGGCTCCTAAAACCACTGCTGGAAGACAGGGCGGTCCTGAAAGTCGGCCAGAACATCAAATATGATCTGGCGGTACTCGCCCGTCAGGGCATCAATATGGCCCCGGTCGATGACACTATGCTGATCTCCTATGTGCAGGAGGCGGGCCTGCACGGGCACGGCATGGACGAGCTCTCCGAGCTGCATCTCGGCCACAAGCCGGTCGCCTTCAAGGAGGTGGCGGGCACAGGCAAAAACCAGAAATCTTTCGGCGAGATCGATCTTAAGCGCGCCACAGAATATGCCGCCGAGGACGCCGACATCACGCTGCGCCTCTATGAGCTTTTAAAGCCGGGTCTGGCCGGCAAAGGGCTGGCGACTGTCTATGAGACGCTGGAACGGCCCATGCCCGCCGTGCTGGCACGCATGGAGCTCAATGGCATCAAGGTCGATGTCGCCCAGCTCTCAAGGCTGTCTTCGGAGTTCGCCCAGCGCATGGCGCAGGCCGAGGAAGAAGCGTTTGAAGCCGCAGGCACACGCTTCAATCTGGGAAGCCCCAAACAGATCGGCGACATCATCTTTGGTGATATGGGCCTGCCCGGCGGCAAGAAGACCAAGACCGGCGCCTGGTCCACGGACGCCAGCGTCCTCGAAGAGCTGGCCAATGACGGCCATGCTTTGCCGCGCGCGCTGCTGACCTGGCGGCAGTTTGCCAAGCTGAAATCAACCTATTCCGATGCGCTCAAAGCCGCGATCAACCCCGATACCGGCCGGGTACATACATCCTTCTCGCTGGCGGCAACGACGACGGGGCGGCTTTCCAGCTCTGACCCCAATTTGCAGAACATTCCGATCCGTACCGAGGAAGGCCGCCTGATCCGGGAAGCCTTCGTGGCCGAGAAAGGCCATGTGCTGGTGGCGGCTGACTATTCCCAGATCGAGCTCAGGCTGTTGGCCCATATTGCCGGGGTCGACGCTTTGAAAGATGCCTTCAAGGCGGGCCATGACATTCACGCCATGACGGCGTCCGAAATGTTCGGCGTGCCGCTCGACCAGATGGACCCGATGACCCGCCGCAAGGCCAAGGCCATCAATTTTGGCATTATTTACGGGATTTCCGCCTTTGGCCTGGCCAATAATCTCGGCATCAAGCGCGATGAGGCGAAAGCCTATATCGAGGCCTATTTCGAGAAGTTTCCCGGCATCGCCGCCTATATGGACGCGATGAAGGAGACCGCGCGGGAGAAGGGCTATATCGAGACCGTGTTCGGGCGGCGCTGCCACTTCCCCGGCATTCGCGACAAGAACCCGCAAATGCGCCAGTTCGCCGAGCGTCAGGCCATCAACGCGCCCATTCAGGGCTCAGCGGCTGACATCATCCGGCGCGCCATGGCGCGCATGGACGCGGCTATTGAAGAGGCGGGCCTGAAAGCGCGCATGCTCCTTCAGGTGCATGACGAGCTGGTGTTTGAATGCCCTGAGGATGAGGCCGGCGCGCTGATCCCGCTGGTGCAGGACGTGATGGGCAAGGCGGCCCTGCCCGCGGTCGATCTCTCCGTCCCGCTGGTGGTAGAGGCCAAGGCCGCCCTCACCTGGGGGCAGGCGCATTAG
- the gyrB gene encoding DNA topoisomerase (ATP-hydrolyzing) subunit B — protein sequence MSENTNQEYGADSIKVLKGLDAVRKRPGMYIGDTDDGSGLHHMVYEVVDNAIDEALAGHCTEIRVTLHADGSASVRDDGRGVPTAIHEGEGVSAAQVIMTQLHAGGKFDQNSYKVSGGLHGVGVSVVNALSEWLDLTIWRHGKSHHMRFVHGEPKDGEDLKVIGEAPSRANGKPLTGTEVRFLPSDKTFSEIVFERARLHHRLRELAFLNSGVRIVLRDEREAEAFEEVLQYDGGVAAFVKHLDRAKSPIFPEPIVILGDRDGVTVEAALQWNDSYHENMLCFTNNIPQRDGGTHLAGFRGALTRIINNYAASSGLASKAKVAITGDDAREGLTCVLSVKVPDPKFSSQTKDKLVSSEVRPAVEGAVFEQLSEWFEEHPAEAKGIVSKIIEAAAAREAARKARELTRRKSALDITSLPGKLADCQEKDPAKSELFIVEGDSAGGSAKQGRNRENQAVLPLRGKILNVERARFDKMLSSDQVGTLITALGTGIGRDQIDYNKLRYHKVVIMTDADVDGAHIRTLLLTFFYRQMPELIERGHLYIAQPPLYKVTRGRSERYMTDQAEMDASLIEEGSAEATLRLGTGETVTGTDLAERVKSARGVVLATARLTARAPAFALEAAALEGALSPEVTTELAEKVAVRLNRAADEGEDGWMGLVPPEGGLVLKREVRGVTEAVVLDDTILASPDARRLSERAAAIAEDYAGPLLFTRKGEETVIHGAWQLMDTVIRAGAKGMKIQRYKGLGEMNPGQLWETTLDPDARSLLRVSVKEADTADDLFAKLMGDVVEPRREFIQEFALEAEVDA from the coding sequence ATGAGCGAGAACACGAATCAGGAATATGGCGCGGACAGCATCAAGGTCCTCAAAGGGCTTGATGCCGTACGCAAGCGTCCGGGCATGTATATCGGGGATACCGATGACGGTTCGGGCCTGCACCACATGGTCTATGAGGTGGTCGACAACGCCATCGACGAGGCGCTGGCGGGCCATTGCACGGAGATACGCGTCACCCTGCACGCGGACGGTTCGGCGAGCGTGCGCGATGACGGGCGCGGCGTGCCGACCGCCATCCACGAGGGCGAGGGTGTCTCGGCCGCGCAGGTCATCATGACCCAGCTCCATGCCGGCGGTAAGTTCGACCAGAATTCCTACAAGGTGTCCGGCGGCCTGCACGGCGTCGGCGTATCGGTGGTCAACGCCCTGTCCGAATGGCTCGACCTGACCATCTGGCGTCATGGCAAGTCGCACCACATGCGCTTTGTGCATGGCGAGCCGAAGGATGGCGAGGATTTGAAAGTCATCGGCGAGGCGCCTAGCCGTGCCAATGGCAAGCCGCTGACCGGCACCGAAGTGCGCTTCCTGCCCTCAGACAAGACGTTCTCCGAGATCGTGTTCGAGCGCGCGCGCCTGCACCACCGCCTTAGGGAGCTCGCCTTCCTCAATTCCGGCGTACGCATTGTCCTGCGCGATGAGCGCGAGGCGGAAGCCTTTGAGGAAGTGCTGCAATATGATGGCGGGGTGGCCGCCTTCGTGAAGCATCTCGACCGCGCCAAATCCCCGATCTTCCCCGAACCGATCGTGATTCTGGGTGATCGCGATGGCGTGACGGTAGAGGCCGCGCTGCAGTGGAATGACAGCTATCACGAGAACATGCTGTGCTTCACCAACAACATCCCCCAGAGGGATGGCGGCACACACCTTGCCGGTTTCCGTGGCGCGCTGACGCGCATCATCAATAATTATGCGGCAAGCTCCGGCCTGGCCTCCAAGGCCAAGGTCGCCATTACCGGCGATGATGCGCGCGAGGGTCTGACCTGCGTCTTGTCGGTGAAGGTGCCGGACCCGAAATTCTCTTCGCAGACCAAGGACAAGCTGGTCAGCTCCGAAGTGCGCCCGGCCGTTGAGGGCGCGGTGTTCGAGCAGCTGTCCGAATGGTTTGAGGAGCACCCGGCCGAGGCCAAGGGCATTGTCTCGAAAATCATCGAGGCCGCCGCCGCCCGCGAAGCGGCGCGCAAGGCGCGCGAGCTGACCCGGCGCAAGAGCGCGCTCGACATCACCTCCCTGCCCGGCAAGCTGGCGGACTGTCAGGAGAAGGACCCGGCCAAATCGGAACTCTTCATCGTCGAGGGTGATTCCGCCGGCGGCTCAGCCAAACAGGGCCGTAACCGCGAAAATCAGGCCGTGCTGCCGCTGCGCGGTAAAATCCTCAATGTGGAGCGCGCGCGCTTTGACAAGATGCTCTCCTCTGACCAGGTCGGCACGCTGATTACCGCCCTTGGCACCGGCATTGGCCGCGACCAGATCGACTATAACAAGCTGCGCTACCACAAGGTCGTCATCATGACGGACGCCGATGTGGACGGCGCGCATATCCGCACGCTCCTCTTGACCTTCTTCTATCGGCAGATGCCGGAGCTGATCGAGCGCGGCCATCTCTATATCGCCCAGCCGCCGCTCTACAAGGTCACGCGCGGGCGCTCCGAACGCTACATGACCGATCAGGCCGAGATGGACGCCTCCCTCATCGAGGAAGGCTCCGCCGAAGCCACGTTGCGCCTTGGCACGGGCGAGACGGTGACGGGAACGGACCTGGCTGAGCGCGTGAAATCTGCACGCGGCGTGGTGCTGGCCACCGCCCGCCTGACCGCACGTGCGCCGGCCTTCGCGCTGGAGGCCGCGGCCCTTGAAGGGGCGCTGAGCCCGGAGGTGACGACCGAACTCGCCGAGAAGGTCGCCGTGCGCCTCAACCGCGCCGCTGACGAGGGCGAAGATGGCTGGATGGGGCTGGTGCCACCTGAAGGCGGTCTGGTGCTCAAACGCGAAGTGCGCGGCGTCACCGAGGCCGTGGTGCTGGACGATACGATCCTGGCCAGCCCTGATGCGCGCCGCCTGTCAGAGCGTGCAGCCGCGATTGCCGAGGATTATGCCGGCCCGCTCCTCTTCACCCGCAAGGGCGAGGAGACCGTGATCCATGGCGCCTGGCAGCTCATGGACACGGTGATCCGCGCCGGGGCCAAGGGTATGAAAATCCAGCGCTATAAGGGTCTGGGCGAGATGAATCCCGGCCAGCTCTGGGAAACCACGCTCGATCCCGATGCGCGGTCCTTGCTGCGCGTCTCGGTCAAGGAGGCCGACACGGCTGACGATCTCTTCGCCAAGCTGATGGGCGATGTGGTGGAACCGCGCCGCGAGTTCATCCAGGAATTCGCCCTCGAAGCCGAGGTGGATGCTTAG
- a CDS encoding LysE family translocator — MTLASLAAFGGALFILFFTPGPANAAMVGRTIDAGPVHGWLYGSGIITGDIVWLTVAVTGLAALAERAGPYVWIGKAIGVAILLWMAWGSLRSGLRPKPPAPVTSGLKRSAGYGATYLAGVAMPLTNPKAILFYLAFLPAFFDLSTVRITDYAVMVAMMLALFMLTTAVHVTLAERARGWLVAKGVKSRADLATAFVMASVAVWLAIS; from the coding sequence ATGACCCTTGCCTCGCTGGCCGCCTTTGGCGGCGCGCTCTTCATCCTGTTCTTCACGCCGGGGCCGGCCAATGCCGCCATGGTCGGGCGCACGATTGATGCAGGGCCGGTGCATGGCTGGCTCTATGGCAGCGGCATCATTACCGGCGATATTGTCTGGCTGACGGTGGCGGTGACGGGGCTGGCCGCGCTGGCAGAGCGGGCCGGGCCCTATGTGTGGATCGGCAAGGCGATTGGCGTGGCGATCCTCTTATGGATGGCGTGGGGCAGTTTGCGCTCCGGCCTGCGGCCAAAACCGCCCGCGCCCGTCACCTCCGGCCTGAAGCGCAGTGCGGGTTATGGCGCGACCTATCTGGCCGGTGTCGCCATGCCGCTGACCAACCCCAAGGCGATCCTCTTCTATCTCGCCTTCCTGCCTGCCTTCTTTGATCTATCGACCGTGCGCATTACCGATTACGCGGTGATGGTGGCGATGATGCTGGCGCTTTTCATGCTCACCACGGCGGTCCATGTGACGCTGGCAGAGCGGGCGCGGGGCTGGCTGGTGGCGAAGGGTGTGAAATCGCGCGCTGACCTTGCCACGGCTTTTGTCATGGCAAGCGTGGCGGTATGGCTCGCTATCAGCTAG